One window of the Clostridium sp. MB40-C1 genome contains the following:
- the ffh gene encoding signal recognition particle protein, whose translation MAFEGLASKLQETLKKLKGKGKLSEKDIKAAMREVKLALLEADVNYKIVKDFVKNAGEKCLGKEVMESLTPGQQVVKIVNEELKELMGNEESKVEFSQKGTTVIMLAGLQGAGKTTLAGKLALHLKKRNKKPLLVACDIYRPAAIKQLQVLGKQIDIPVFSMGDKVNPVDIAKAAIEHAQSNDLNVIIIDTAGRLHIDENLMDELHNIKESVEPNEILLVVDSMTGQDAVNVAQSFNDKLDITGVVLTKLDGDTRGGAALSIKAVTGKPIKFVGLGEKMNDLEVFYPDRMASRILGMGDVLSLIEKAQEAIDEKKAQELGSKMMSMEFNLEDFKESMAQMKKLGPMSKLVEMIPGVNTKQLEGVDLSQGEKEMKRIEAIIDSMTAKERKNPDLISSSPSRKRRIAKGSGTNVQQVNKLLKDFQMMKKMMKQMKGQQKSLKKGMFGKFPFM comes from the coding sequence ATGGCATTTGAAGGATTAGCATCAAAGCTTCAGGAAACATTAAAAAAGTTAAAAGGTAAGGGAAAGCTATCTGAAAAAGACATAAAAGCTGCTATGAGGGAAGTAAAGTTAGCTTTACTTGAGGCAGATGTTAACTATAAAATAGTAAAAGACTTTGTTAAAAATGCAGGAGAGAAGTGCCTTGGAAAAGAGGTTATGGAAAGTTTAACTCCTGGACAACAAGTTGTAAAGATAGTTAATGAAGAGTTGAAAGAACTTATGGGAAATGAAGAGAGTAAAGTTGAATTTTCTCAGAAGGGAACCACTGTAATAATGTTAGCAGGACTTCAGGGTGCTGGTAAAACTACATTAGCTGGTAAATTAGCTCTTCACTTAAAAAAGAGGAATAAGAAACCTTTGCTGGTTGCTTGTGATATTTATAGACCAGCAGCGATAAAACAACTTCAGGTTTTAGGAAAGCAAATTGATATACCTGTATTTTCTATGGGTGACAAGGTGAATCCTGTTGATATTGCTAAAGCCGCTATAGAACATGCCCAAAGTAATGATTTAAATGTGATTATAATAGATACAGCAGGTAGACTTCATATAGATGAAAACTTAATGGATGAGCTTCATAACATTAAGGAAAGTGTAGAACCAAATGAAATATTACTGGTTGTTGACTCAATGACAGGTCAAGATGCAGTAAATGTTGCTCAAAGCTTTAATGATAAATTAGATATAACAGGTGTTGTACTTACTAAGTTAGACGGTGACACTAGAGGCGGTGCTGCCTTATCTATTAAAGCTGTAACTGGCAAGCCAATCAAGTTTGTTGGTCTTGGAGAAAAAATGAATGATCTTGAAGTCTTTTATCCAGATAGAATGGCTTCTAGAATATTAGGAATGGGCGATGTATTGTCATTAATAGAAAAAGCACAAGAAGCTATTGATGAGAAAAAAGCGCAAGAACTTGGAAGTAAAATGATGAGCATGGAATTTAATTTAGAGGACTTTAAGGAGTCAATGGCTCAAATGAAAAAGTTAGGGCCTATGTCTAAATTAGTTGAAATGATACCTGGTGTTAACACAAAGCAGCTTGAGGGAGTGGATCTTAGTCAAGGAGAAAAAGAAATGAAAAGGATAGAAGCTATTATTGACTCCATGACAGCAAAAGAAAGAAAAAACCCAGATTTAATAAGTAGCTCCCCATCAAGAAAAAGAAGGATTGCTAAAGGATCAGGTACTAATGTCCAACAAGTTAATAAGCTTCTAAAGGATTTTCAAATGATGAAAAAGATGATGAAGCAAATGAAGGGACAGCAGAAATCTCTCAAAAAGGGTATGTTTGGAAAATTTCCATTCATGTAA
- a CDS encoding stage V sporulation protein S encodes MEVLKVSAQSQPKSVAGALAAVLRECGIVEVQAVGAGAVNQAVKALAITRGFVAPNGIDLVVIPAFSQISIDGEERTAIKFIVEPR; translated from the coding sequence ATGGAAGTATTAAAGGTATCAGCTCAATCTCAACCAAAATCAGTAGCAGGGGCACTTGCGGCCGTATTAAGAGAATGTGGAATTGTTGAAGTTCAAGCAGTAGGAGCAGGCGCAGTAAATCAAGCAGTTAAAGCTTTAGCTATTACAAGAGGATTTGTAGCACCAAATGGAATAGACTTAGTTGTTATCCCAGCATTTTCTCAAATATCTATAGATGGAGAAGAAAGAACAGCTATAAAATTTATAGTGGAACCTAGATAG
- the smc gene encoding chromosome segregation protein SMC → MFLKSLEIRGFKSFADKTELSFKKGITAVVGPNGSGKSNISDAVKWVLGEQSVKNLRGGKMQDVIFAGTQYRKPVGLAQVTLVLDNSDGDLPIDYNDVTITRRIFRSGESEYYLNNTRCRLKDIQELFMDTGIGKEGYSIIGQGKIEAVLSGKPEERRSLLEEAAGIVKFKTRKEEAEKKLSNTEQNIQRITDIFSTYEERLEPLRIENKKAEKFLELSNSLKGKEATLILYNINNVEEKITSLKNDIEKNDIIIRDLCNEKDRIKQKLSSTNEELEKFEIENSDERKKYYDSKAESQNLLSEIELFKERVKNIEESVSKTSKSIEQLQGKLQLLKTQKENEELSLADLKSQHLYIKEQIASLEKEIGESNKTIEEGDNSLRKSKDYQVQLISEITRNKNELVILQNDINSLNNKLKECKDTSSTYINSIKINYTTKDILEKEISNIENKINEYEETIKEYKKAIILENRSLNNSEIKRKEAINQYNKLEANCNALTNLEKQYEGYNKAVKNLMQHIDKNQIPKVKDKACVLGEIIKVEKRFETSIEIALGASISNIITDNESIAKELILYLKKNHLGRATFLPLNIIKGKKNSTSEKIKSIKGYIGVASELIEYDFKYKNAIEYVLGKTVIVEDMDSALNIARKSGYSIRIVTLEGEVLNVGGALTGGSIYHKSTSIISRKREIEESSFKIREIDKFIKELTITINDRRENIKNMDDTCLNLKDEIHYENIEKTKIDEKINAINNETEKLKRDLEVANNEIILIKETINQSNIDLESKNRNFEELVKKEKDNNSRIVELEKELESQKENIKDKGETITSLRIKKAKFDENILNIDNNIKRIEEEIQEIIKEINVLDKERSDWNQTINDTKVKIKNNNDKVEEINDLIHNLEEKFKESELILIKIKESIKKLTEELEEISSNYDRNERIKNNSQVLLARHEVEKENLYTKLNDEMKLTYAEALELKINDISIDECKRDIGFYKDEISKLGVVNLGAIEEYKDLAQKYDFMKTQKEDLIKAKEELESVVCEMTDKMKEVFRENFIKLRKNFNETFIELFKGGNADLILGDGDELSANIEINVQPPGKKLQNINLMSGGEKGLSAIALLFAILKMKPTPFCILDEIEAALDDSNVTRYAEFLKKFSDNTQFITITHRKGSMEASDILYGVTMEEKGVSKIVSVDLNKES, encoded by the coding sequence ATGTTTTTGAAGTCACTTGAAATAAGAGGCTTTAAATCCTTTGCAGATAAAACAGAACTTTCTTTTAAGAAAGGAATTACTGCAGTAGTAGGACCTAATGGCAGTGGTAAAAGTAATATTTCAGATGCTGTTAAATGGGTTCTTGGGGAGCAGAGCGTTAAAAATCTAAGAGGAGGGAAAATGCAAGATGTTATTTTTGCAGGCACTCAATATAGAAAACCAGTTGGACTTGCTCAAGTAACATTAGTATTAGATAATAGTGATGGTGATCTTCCTATAGACTATAATGACGTAACTATAACTAGAAGGATTTTTAGGTCTGGAGAAAGTGAGTATTATTTAAATAATACTCGGTGTAGATTAAAAGATATTCAAGAACTCTTTATGGATACAGGTATTGGTAAAGAAGGGTATTCTATTATAGGACAAGGTAAGATAGAAGCTGTTTTAAGTGGTAAACCAGAAGAAAGAAGAAGTCTTTTGGAGGAAGCTGCAGGTATTGTAAAGTTTAAAACTAGAAAGGAAGAGGCGGAGAAGAAACTTTCAAATACAGAACAAAATATTCAAAGAATAACTGATATTTTTAGTACTTATGAAGAAAGGTTAGAACCTTTAAGAATAGAAAATAAAAAAGCAGAAAAATTTCTAGAACTATCAAATAGTTTAAAGGGTAAAGAAGCAACATTAATTTTATACAATATAAATAATGTAGAAGAAAAAATAACTTCTTTAAAAAATGATATAGAAAAAAATGATATTATAATAAGAGATCTGTGTAATGAAAAGGATAGGATTAAGCAGAAACTATCTTCGACAAATGAAGAGTTAGAGAAATTTGAAATAGAAAATAGTGATGAGCGTAAAAAATATTATGATAGTAAAGCAGAAAGTCAGAATTTACTTTCTGAGATTGAACTTTTTAAAGAAAGAGTTAAAAATATTGAGGAGTCTGTAAGTAAAACCTCTAAATCAATAGAACAATTACAAGGGAAACTTCAATTATTAAAAACCCAAAAGGAAAATGAAGAATTATCTTTAGCTGATTTAAAGAGTCAGCACCTTTATATAAAAGAACAGATAGCTAGTTTAGAAAAAGAAATAGGTGAATCAAATAAAACTATTGAAGAAGGAGATAATTCATTAAGAAAGTCTAAGGATTACCAAGTACAGTTGATAAGTGAGATAACAAGAAATAAGAATGAATTGGTAATTCTACAAAATGATATTAATTCTTTAAATAATAAATTAAAAGAATGTAAAGATACAAGCAGTACATATATAAATTCAATTAAGATAAATTACACAACAAAGGATATATTAGAAAAAGAAATTTCAAACATTGAAAATAAAATAAATGAGTATGAAGAAACTATTAAGGAATATAAAAAAGCTATTATACTTGAAAATAGAAGTTTGAATAATAGTGAGATTAAGCGTAAAGAAGCCATAAACCAATACAATAAATTAGAGGCTAATTGTAATGCATTAACAAACCTTGAAAAGCAATATGAAGGATATAATAAGGCTGTTAAAAATTTAATGCAACACATAGATAAAAATCAAATTCCTAAAGTTAAAGATAAAGCATGTGTTCTAGGAGAAATTATAAAAGTTGAAAAAAGATTTGAAACTTCTATTGAAATAGCTTTAGGAGCATCTATTTCAAATATTATTACTGATAACGAAAGTATTGCTAAGGAACTTATTTTATATTTGAAGAAAAACCATTTAGGTAGGGCAACATTTTTACCATTAAACATAATAAAAGGTAAAAAAAATTCCACATCAGAAAAAATAAAATCAATAAAAGGATACATTGGTGTGGCTAGTGAACTTATTGAATATGATTTTAAATACAAGAATGCTATAGAATATGTTTTAGGAAAAACAGTTATTGTAGAGGATATGGACAGTGCGCTTAATATTGCTAGAAAAAGCGGATATAGTATTAGAATTGTTACCTTAGAAGGAGAAGTTTTAAATGTAGGAGGAGCTCTGACTGGGGGAAGTATATATCATAAAAGTACAAGCATAATAAGTAGAAAAAGAGAAATAGAAGAAAGTTCTTTTAAGATAAGGGAAATTGACAAGTTCATAAAAGAATTAACTATTACTATTAATGATAGAAGAGAAAATATAAAAAATATGGATGATACTTGTCTAAATTTAAAAGATGAGATACATTATGAAAATATTGAAAAAACTAAAATTGATGAGAAAATTAATGCCATTAATAATGAAACAGAAAAATTAAAAAGAGATTTAGAAGTAGCTAATAACGAAATAATATTAATTAAAGAAACAATTAATCAAAGTAATATAGATTTAGAAAGCAAGAATAGAAATTTTGAAGAATTAGTAAAAAAAGAGAAAGATAATAATAGTAGAATAGTAGAGTTAGAGAAAGAATTAGAAAGTCAAAAAGAAAATATTAAGGATAAAGGGGAAACTATAACTTCATTAAGAATAAAAAAAGCTAAGTTTGATGAAAATATTTTAAATATAGACAATAATATTAAAAGAATAGAAGAAGAGATTCAAGAAATAATTAAAGAAATTAATGTTTTAGATAAAGAAAGAAGTGATTGGAATCAAACTATAAATGATACAAAAGTAAAAATTAAAAATAATAATGATAAAGTAGAAGAAATTAATGACTTGATACATAATTTGGAAGAAAAGTTCAAAGAAAGTGAATTAATACTCATAAAAATAAAAGAAAGTATAAAAAAGCTTACAGAAGAATTAGAAGAAATTAGTTCAAACTATGATAGAAATGAGCGTATAAAGAATAATAGCCAAGTATTATTGGCTAGGCATGAAGTTGAAAAAGAGAATTTGTATACTAAACTAAATGATGAAATGAAGTTAACCTACGCAGAAGCTTTAGAATTAAAAATAAATGATATTAGTATTGATGAATGTAAAAGAGATATAGGTTTTTATAAAGATGAAATTTCAAAGTTAGGAGTAGTTAACTTAGGAGCAATTGAGGAATATAAGGATCTAGCTCAGAAATATGACTTTATGAAAACTCAAAAAGAAGATCTTATTAAGGCAAAAGAAGAACTTGAAAGTGTTGTTTGTGAAATGACTGATAAAATGAAAGAAGTATTTAGAGAAAATTTTATAAAGCTTAGAAAGAATTTTAACGAAACATTTATAGAATTATTCAAAGGAGGAAATGCAGACTTAATATTGGGGGATGGAGATGAGTTAAGTGCAAATATAGAGATAAATGTACAGCCTCCAGGTAAAAAACTTCAGAATATAAACCTAATGTCTGGAGGAGAAAAAGGATTGTCTGCTATTGCCCTGTTATTTGCTATATTAAAGATGAAGCCAACACCTTTTTGTATACTTGATGAGATAGAAGCGGCATTAGACGACTCTAATGTAACAAGGTATGCTGAGTTTCTTAAAAAATTCTCAGATAATACTCAGTTTATAACCATAACTCATAGAAAAGGAAGTATGGAAGCTAGTGATATTTTATATGGAGTTACAATGGAGGAAAAAGGGGTATCTAAGATAGTTTCAGTAGATTTAAATAAAGAAAGTTAA
- the rpsP gene encoding 30S ribosomal protein S16: MAVKIRLRRMGAKKAPFYRVVVADSRSPRDGRFIEEIGYYNPVSEPKTIKIDEEKAVKWVQNGAQPTDVVKKLFDKAGISEKLSK; this comes from the coding sequence ATGGCAGTAAAAATAAGATTAAGAAGAATGGGTGCTAAAAAAGCTCCATTTTACAGAGTTGTTGTTGCAGATTCAAGATCTCCAAGAGACGGAAGATTCATCGAAGAAATAGGTTACTACAATCCAGTTTCTGAACCAAAAACTATAAAAATAGATGAAGAAAAAGCTGTTAAATGGGTACAAAATGGTGCACAACCAACAGATGTAGTTAAAAAGCTTTTTGATAAAGCCGGAATAAGCGAAAAACTTTCTAAATAG
- the acpP gene encoding acyl carrier protein, whose amino-acid sequence MIFDKVKKIIADQLGLDEDTITMDSLFVDDLGADSLDVVELIMALEEEFDVEIPDEDAEKATKVGDVVEYISSHVEE is encoded by the coding sequence ATGATTTTTGATAAAGTAAAAAAGATAATAGCAGACCAACTTGGTCTTGATGAGGATACAATTACAATGGATTCATTGTTTGTAGACGACTTAGGCGCAGACTCACTTGATGTAGTAGAACTAATAATGGCTTTAGAAGAAGAATTTGATGTTGAAATACCAGATGAGGATGCTGAAAAAGCAACAAAAGTTGGAGATGTTGTGGAATATATAAGTTCACATGTTGAAGAGTAA
- the ftsY gene encoding signal recognition particle-docking protein FtsY: MLGNLFEKLKSGLSKTKDNLTDRVSEVLNLAVKIDDELYEELEEILITADVGVETSLEIIERVKDKVKEKKVRDPKEVYSCLKEVLVEVLSEGVDKEGIKPENTPHVMLVIGVNGAGKTTSIGKISSKLKQDGYKVIMAAADTFRAAAIEQLEVWSNRAAVDIIRHQEGSDPGAVVFDAIQASKARKADVLICDTAGRLHNKKNLMNELEKISRIIDREYSEASKEILLVLDGTTGQNALQQAKQFTEVCPIDGIVLTKLDGTAKGGVVIAIKHQLNIPVKLIGVGEGIEDLQEFKAEDFVEALF, from the coding sequence ATGCTAGGAAACTTATTTGAAAAATTAAAAAGTGGTCTTTCAAAAACTAAAGATAATTTAACAGACAGAGTATCAGAAGTGCTTAATTTAGCAGTTAAAATCGATGATGAACTTTATGAAGAACTAGAAGAGATTCTGATAACTGCAGATGTAGGAGTAGAGACTTCATTAGAAATTATTGAAAGAGTAAAAGATAAAGTAAAGGAAAAAAAGGTTAGAGATCCTAAGGAAGTGTACTCTTGCTTAAAGGAAGTACTAGTAGAAGTTTTAAGTGAAGGGGTAGACAAAGAAGGTATAAAACCTGAAAATACTCCACATGTAATGCTAGTTATAGGGGTTAATGGAGCTGGTAAAACTACATCTATAGGCAAAATATCATCAAAATTAAAGCAAGATGGATACAAGGTTATAATGGCAGCAGCAGATACTTTTAGGGCAGCGGCTATAGAACAACTAGAGGTTTGGAGTAATAGAGCAGCGGTGGACATAATAAGACATCAAGAAGGCTCAGATCCAGGAGCAGTAGTTTTTGATGCAATTCAGGCTTCAAAAGCAAGAAAAGCAGATGTTCTAATATGCGATACAGCAGGAAGACTTCATAACAAAAAAAATCTAATGAATGAGCTTGAAAAAATAAGTAGAATAATAGACAGAGAATATAGTGAAGCTAGTAAAGAAATATTACTAGTCCTTGATGGTACTACAGGTCAAAATGCTCTTCAACAAGCTAAACAATTTACAGAAGTATGTCCTATAGATGGTATTGTTTTAACTAAGTTAGATGGTACAGCTAAAGGTGGAGTAGTTATAGCAATAAAACATCAGTTAAATATTCCAGTTAAACTTATAGGTGTAGGAGAAGGAATAGAAGACTTACAGGAATTTAAAGCAGAAGATTTTGTTGAAGCTCTTTTCTAA
- a CDS encoding elongator complex protein 3, with protein MSKSHYIIPIFVPHEGCPHNCVFCNQNSITGEANKVNAKLVKDTIEEYLKTINKENATVEVSFFGGTFTAIDIDKQKELLAVAKMYKDCGKIDYIHLSTRPDYIDKGILENLKKYSTDIIELGIQSLDNGVLLKAGRGHTEEDVIRASHIIKEHGFILGHQIMLGLPGDDFKKDIETTKKIIKLKPDIARIYPSLVIKDTLMEKMYNCGIYSPYTLEEAVEISKEVYAMFIANDINVIRVGLQPTEEINWGKDLIAGPFHPAFRELVEGSIYNDIILEEIQNQNCDDFTININNKDLSKLYAYKKKKFKDMESKISPKKAIVQQKRDIRRGEMLLVYNNICKNISLKDYLKNKYKEG; from the coding sequence ATGAGTAAATCTCATTACATAATACCTATATTTGTGCCACATGAAGGATGTCCACATAATTGTGTATTTTGCAATCAAAATAGTATTACAGGGGAAGCAAATAAGGTAAATGCAAAATTGGTTAAAGACACTATTGAAGAATATTTAAAAACTATTAATAAAGAAAATGCTACTGTGGAAGTTTCTTTTTTTGGAGGAACTTTTACTGCTATTGATATAGATAAGCAAAAAGAATTGCTTGCAGTTGCTAAAATGTACAAGGATTGTGGCAAAATTGATTACATACACTTATCTACTAGACCAGATTATATTGATAAGGGAATACTGGAAAATTTAAAAAAATATTCCACAGATATAATAGAACTTGGAATTCAATCTTTAGATAATGGGGTTCTTTTAAAAGCAGGGAGAGGTCATACTGAAGAGGATGTTATAAGAGCTTCTCATATTATAAAGGAACATGGATTTATATTAGGGCATCAGATAATGTTAGGACTTCCAGGAGATGATTTTAAAAAGGATATAGAAACCACAAAAAAAATTATAAAATTAAAGCCTGATATAGCTAGAATTTATCCTAGTTTGGTAATAAAAGATACTCTGATGGAGAAAATGTATAATTGTGGTATATATTCTCCTTATACCTTAGAAGAGGCAGTAGAAATTAGTAAAGAAGTATATGCTATGTTTATAGCTAATGATATTAATGTTATTAGAGTAGGACTCCAACCCACAGAGGAGATAAACTGGGGTAAAGACCTTATTGCGGGACCTTTTCATCCGGCTTTTAGAGAATTGGTTGAAGGTAGTATATATAATGATATAATTTTAGAAGAAATTCAAAATCAAAATTGCGATGACTTTACAATTAATATAAATAATAAAGATTTATCTAAATTATATGCTTATAAGAAAAAAAAATTTAAAGACATGGAATCTAAAATATCACCAAAAAAAGCTATTGTTCAACAAAAAAGAGATATTAGGCGGGGAGAAATGTTGTTAGTTTATAATAATATATGTAAGAATATATCACTTAAAGATTATTTGAAAAATAAATACAAAGAAGGATAA
- the plsX gene encoding phosphate acyltransferase PlsX, with the protein MKIVIDGMGGDYAPSVVVEGCIEAIKEFNNIEMIITGPEDIISKELNKHEYNTDKISILNANEVITNNEHPVMAIRKKKDSSINKALNLVKSGEADAVISAGSTGAFLAGATLIIGRIKGVNRPALAPIMPGKDGPFMIIDCGANAECKPINLVQFAQMGEVYFESILKVKTPSVGLINIGAEEEKGNELTKEAHKLLQECNLNFIGNVEPRDIPQGKVNVLVCDGFIGNTVLKMYEGVAQSIFSTLKQEIMSSFRTKMGGLLLKPVFTKFKKDYDYSEYGGAAFLGVNGICIKAHGSSDSKAIKNAIRQAINFHENDVITKIKVHIEEKMV; encoded by the coding sequence ATGAAAATAGTAATTGATGGAATGGGTGGCGATTATGCTCCTTCTGTGGTGGTAGAGGGTTGTATTGAAGCTATAAAAGAATTTAACAATATTGAGATGATAATTACAGGGCCAGAGGACATAATAAGTAAAGAATTAAATAAGCATGAATATAATACTGATAAAATATCTATACTAAATGCAAACGAAGTAATTACTAATAATGAGCATCCTGTAATGGCAATTCGTAAAAAAAAGGATTCTAGTATTAATAAAGCACTTAATCTTGTGAAAAGTGGAGAAGCAGATGCTGTTATATCAGCAGGAAGTACTGGTGCTTTTTTAGCAGGAGCTACATTAATCATTGGAAGAATAAAAGGTGTTAATAGACCTGCACTTGCTCCAATTATGCCAGGCAAGGATGGTCCTTTTATGATAATTGATTGTGGAGCCAATGCAGAATGTAAACCTATTAATCTAGTTCAATTTGCACAAATGGGAGAGGTTTACTTTGAAAGCATTTTAAAGGTTAAGACTCCTTCTGTAGGTCTTATAAATATAGGAGCTGAAGAGGAAAAAGGTAACGAATTAACTAAAGAGGCACATAAGCTTTTACAAGAGTGCAATTTAAATTTTATTGGTAATGTAGAACCTAGAGATATACCACAAGGCAAAGTGAATGTACTTGTTTGTGATGGATTTATAGGTAATACTGTATTAAAAATGTATGAAGGTGTAGCACAAAGTATATTTTCTACATTAAAACAAGAAATAATGTCTTCTTTTAGAACAAAGATGGGAGGACTTCTTTTAAAACCTGTATTTACAAAATTTAAGAAAGATTATGATTATAGTGAATATGGTGGAGCAGCATTTTTAGGTGTTAATGGTATATGTATAAAAGCTCATGGTAGCTCAGATAGTAAAGCTATTAAAAATGCAATAAGGCAAGCTATTAATTTTCATGAAAATGATGTAATTACTAAAATAAAAGTACATATTGAAGAAAAAATGGTATAA
- a CDS encoding DUF177 domain-containing protein translates to MLVNISDLTGKKVNQKEVNMFFEGENIIFDQEEIEFAEPINIKGIFSMIGDIISFDGVMVTTLKLVCSRCLEEFNYPVEIEIHEKFSKIGNDEENDIITMKSDEIDFSPIIENNVILSLPIKKLCSEECLGLCPVCGTNLNHSKCNCEKNDVDPRLAKLKDFFSN, encoded by the coding sequence ATGTTAGTCAATATTTCTGATTTAACAGGGAAAAAAGTCAATCAAAAAGAAGTAAATATGTTTTTTGAAGGCGAAAATATTATATTTGACCAAGAAGAAATTGAATTTGCTGAGCCGATTAACATAAAAGGCATTTTTTCCATGATAGGAGATATAATTAGTTTTGATGGTGTTATGGTTACAACATTGAAACTAGTATGTTCTAGATGTCTTGAAGAATTTAATTACCCTGTAGAAATTGAAATTCATGAAAAATTTTCAAAAATCGGAAATGATGAAGAGAACGACATTATCACTATGAAGAGTGATGAGATAGATTTTTCACCAATTATTGAAAATAATGTGATTTTGTCGCTGCCGATTAAAAAACTTTGTAGTGAAGAATGTTTAGGGTTATGTCCGGTATGCGGCACAAATTTAAATCATTCTAAGTGTAATTGTGAAAAGAATGATGTAGATCCAAGGCTCGCAAAGTTAAAAGATTTTTTTTCTAATTAG
- the rnc gene encoding ribonuclease III: MNSNRRYVLNKLESKLDVKFENINLLDTALTHSSCVNENKFTEHNERLEFLGDSILQLCISEYLFNRYKNMPEGFLTKKRALIVCGNSLYNVAQKWDIGEYINMSKGEEMTGGRSRVSILADCVEAIIAAIYLDQGYDKSKKFILDNFQDIIKKADNDEIIIDYKTGLQEIIQKYGEYTIHYNLTKYEGPPHRRKFFTEVLINSEVKGIGEGYSKKESEQNAAKEALGNLEGKYE, from the coding sequence ATGAATTCAAATAGAAGGTATGTTCTTAATAAATTAGAAAGTAAACTTGATGTAAAGTTTGAAAATATTAATTTATTAGATACCGCATTAACACATAGTTCTTGTGTAAATGAGAATAAGTTTACTGAGCACAATGAAAGATTAGAATTTCTAGGAGATTCTATACTTCAACTTTGTATTTCTGAATATTTATTTAATAGATATAAAAATATGCCAGAAGGCTTTCTAACTAAAAAGAGAGCTCTTATAGTGTGTGGAAATTCCCTTTATAATGTTGCACAAAAATGGGATATAGGTGAATATATAAACATGAGCAAAGGGGAAGAAATGACAGGAGGGAGATCTAGAGTATCAATATTAGCTGATTGTGTAGAAGCTATAATTGCTGCTATATATTTAGATCAAGGCTATGATAAGTCAAAAAAATTTATATTAGATAATTTTCAAGATATTATTAAAAAAGCAGATAATGATGAGATAATAATAGATTATAAAACAGGACTACAGGAAATTATTCAGAAGTATGGAGAATATACTATTCATTATAATTTAACAAAGTATGAAGGACCACCACATAGAAGAAAATTCTTTACAGAAGTACTTATAAACTCTGAAGTAAAAGGTATTGGAGAAGGGTACAGTAAAAAAGAATCTGAACAAAATGCAGCTAAAGAAGCCCTTGGAAATCTGGAGGGGAAATATGAGTAA
- a CDS encoding putative DNA-binding protein: MEDRIKLSILLDYYKELLTQKQRDIMELYFNEDLSLAEISELTKTSRQAIYDIIKRCTKTLFDYENKLKLMERINNVIKAKKHVMSEIDRIKDKVEDKDIEVALENLSNYISDSI, translated from the coding sequence ATGGAAGATAGAATAAAATTATCTATTTTATTAGATTATTACAAAGAATTATTAACACAAAAGCAAAGAGATATTATGGAGCTTTATTTTAATGAAGATTTGTCTTTAGCTGAGATTTCAGAACTTACAAAAACGAGTAGACAGGCGATATACGATATCATAAAGAGATGTACTAAAACACTTTTTGATTATGAAAATAAGCTGAAATTAATGGAAAGAATCAATAATGTAATAAAAGCAAAAAAACATGTAATGAGCGAAATAGATAGAATTAAAGATAAAGTTGAAGACAAAGATATAGAGGTAGCTTTAGAAAATTTAAGTAATTATATTAGTGATTCTATTTAG
- the rpmF gene encoding 50S ribosomal protein L32 — MAHPKSKTSKARRDSRRAQAFKLSAPGIVECPQCHEMKLAHRVCKNCGHYNGKEIIAKEA; from the coding sequence ATGGCACATCCAAAGAGTAAAACATCAAAAGCTAGAAGAGACTCAAGAAGAGCTCAAGCATTTAAATTAAGTGCACCAGGAATAGTTGAATGCCCACAATGTCATGAAATGAAACTTGCTCACAGAGTATGTAAAAATTGTGGACATTACAATGGAAAAGAAATAATAGCTAAAGAAGCTTAG